The Pyrenophora tritici-repentis strain M4 chromosome 10, whole genome shotgun sequence genome contains a region encoding:
- a CDS encoding Atrophin-1 multi-domain protein — protein MFGYKLFAFAALALAVVATESCAPITVTATVTDCNCSTKPGEPAPTSSVSVGLPGTTSVVQFFPEQPTSGAAPSGPGAVSTASASATVVVPPASESGAPVSQSGAPQSSEASATTTVEVPLSSGAPSEPEPNTVSTAAAALATPLGMGSFVAMGAAALAVVV, from the exons ATGTTCGGCTATAAGCTCTTCGCTTTCGCCGCGCTTGCGCTGGCTGTTGTCGCCACGGAGT CGTGTGCTCCCATCACTGTTACCGCTACCGTCACCGACTGCAACTGCAGCACCAAGCCTGGAGAGCCCGCTCCCACCTCCTCAGTTTCAGTTGGCCTGCCCGGTACCACGAGTGTTGTCCAGTTTTTTCCAGAACAGCCAACTTCAGGTGCTGCTCCCTCGGGTCCTGGTGCCGTCTCGACTGCCTCCGCATCTGCTACCGTCGTCGTTCCCCCTGCCTCTGAGTCTGGTGCCCCTGTCTCTCAGTCCGGCGCTCCTCAGTCGTCAGAAGCTTCCGCTACTACCACGGTCGAGGTTCCGTTGTCCTCAGGCGCGCCTAGTGAGCCTGAGCCAAACACCGTCTCGACCGCCGCAGCCGCTCTCGCAACACCTCTCGGTATGGGCTCGTTCGTCGCCATGGGCGCCGCAGCCTTGGCTGTGGTCGTCTAA
- a CDS encoding DUF1421 multi-domain protein, whose amino-acid sequence MPAERRAFTTARPVKTERTHEENQERAYIAASRRSDRSLEARIESARRASEIHKKRTGRALRVTEQDVINEEMYEEEDDDLPTQYQRLNAHLHTSSVMFNKKLHDYIATQHGVRNMFMSQYQNSGPAYQQFGQHFPANGASFPQPNNWLNTPMLQPHQFAPSSPQGFQQTQQYSPTTTQPPQGYRQMPYYIPQRTQSQAHQRALSIQLPQGTSQFELPAQPASAGVTTPQQELNRRLSLPPQAFQQQPNQSVERPTRPTLSRSPTAHSLQNRQSLSPQTASPTAGSVHDVSRVQSGPNTPSSSYTMSSPANYPFSSQALNTNPLTLSMPPESQQFIGSALDINDPRTATLMAGSENIPQPFTTYTYNPNKITRTSSTSSMSDNATGSAQTLSSGLNLKTEPISGATSPAVSTVVTENLFANDTFFTAGSNDYNSFSYFQDSEFTQPFDDHSLNDQDNGNSFVNWD is encoded by the exons ATGCCTGCTGAACGTCGAGCTTTCACCACGGCGAGGCCTGTCAAGACGGAGCGCACTCACGAGGAGAACCAGGAGCG TGCCTACATTGCTGCCTCGCGCCGCAGTGACCGTAGTCTGGAGGCCCGCATTGAATCTGCGCGCAGAGCTTCTGAGATCCACAAGAAGCGCACTGGCCGTGCCCTTCGCGTGACTGAACAGGATGTCATCAACGAGGAAATGTatgaagaggaggatgaTGACCTGCCTACTCAGTATCAGCGACTCAATGCTCATCTGCACACTTCCTCTGTCATGTTCAACAAGAAGCTCCATGACTACATTGCCACGCAGCACGGCGTGCGCAACATGTTCATGTCGCAGTATCAAAACTCCGGCCCAGCCTATCAGCAGTTTGGTCAGCACTTTCCGGCCAATGGCGCTTCTTTCCCCCAGCCGAACAACTGGCTGAACACGCCCATGCTCCAGCCTCACCAGTTCGCTCCTTCTTCGCCACAGGGATTCCAGCAGACGCAGCAGTACAGCCCCACCACCACGCAGCCGCCCCAGGGATACCGCCAGATGCCTTACTACATTCCCCAGCGCACCCAGTCCCAGGCTCACCAACGCGCTCTTTCTATTCAATTGCCCCAGGGCACATCGCAGTTCGAGCTTCCTGCCCAGCCGGCAAGTGCTGGTGTCACGACGCCGCAGCAGGAGCTCAATCGCAGACTGTCTTTACCGCCGCAAGCTTTCCAACAGCAACCGAACCAGTCGGTAGAGCGACCAACGCGCCCTACTCTGTCGCGTTCGCCTACTGCTCATTCTTTGCAGAACCGCCAGTCTCTGTCACCGCAGACTGCGTCACCAACTGCAGGCTCAGTGCACGATGTCTCGCGCGTGCAGAGCGGCCCTAATACGCCCTCGTCATCTTACACGATGAGCAGCCCAGCGAACTACCCGTTCAGCTCGCAGGCTCTCAACACCAACCCTTTGACTCTCTCAATGCCCCCTGAGTCGCAGCAGTTCATCGGATCGGCTCTTGATATCAACGACCCGCGCACTGCCACTCTCATGGCTGGCAGCGAGAATATTCCTCAGCCCTTTACCACCTACACGTATAATCCCAACAAGATCACCCGTACATCAAGCACCAGCAGCATGTCGGACAATGCCACTGGTTCCGCGCAAACCTTGTCGTCGGGTCTCAATCTGAAGACCGAGCCCATTTCTGGCGCCACCTCACCGGCCGTCTCCACTGTCGTCACAGAGAACCTCTTTGCAAACGACACATTCTTCACCGCTGGAAGTAATGATTATAATTCTTTCTCCTATTTCCAGGACAGCGAGTTTACCCAGCCCTTCGATGATCACTCCCTTAACGATCAAGACAACGGCAATAGCTTTGTCAACTGGGATTAG